A region of the Burkholderia savannae genome:
CGCATGCATCGTCAGCACGAGGATGCGCAGCGCGGGCTTTTCCTCCTTGATCTGCTTGATGAGATCGATGCCGTTGCGGCCCGGCATCGACAGGTCGAGCACCAGCACCTGCGCGTCGGCCGAGCGCATCAGCTCGATGGTCGAGATGCCGTCGCACGCCTCGCCGACGACCTCGAAGCCCGTCGCGCTGCCGAGAATGTGACGCAGGCCGTCGCGCACGAGCGCGTGATCGTCCGCGATCAAGACCTTGATCATAGGAGCGCGTCCTGTTGCCGGATCGCCGCGAGCGGCAGCGTGACCTTGATCGAGAAGCCCTGTCCGGGCACGGAATCGATCGTGACGGTGCCGCTCAGCATGTGCGCGCGCTCGCGGATGCCGATGAGCCCGAACGACTTGTCGCCGTGCCTGTCGCGACGCTCGCCGGGCTGCACGCCGCGGCCGTCATCCTTGATCTGCAGCAGGCACAAGTCCTGGTCGATCGCGAGCGTGAGGTCCACGCGGGACGCGTCCGCGTGGCGCGCGACGTTGGTGAGCGCCTCCTGGACGATCCGGAACAGCGTCGTCGCGCCGGCGTTCGTGAAGCGCGTGTCGGCCGTGTCGAGCCGGCGCTCGACGTCGATCCCGTAGCGATTCGTGAAATCGTTTGCGAGCCATTCGATCGCGGGCACGAGACCGAGATCGTCGAGCATCACGGGCCGCAGGTCGGCCGCGATGCGCCGCACCGACGCAACCGTCGAATCGATGAGCCGCCGCATCCCTTGCAACTGCTGCTCGACGGCCGCGATCGGCTGCGCGTCGGCTTGCTCCTCGCGATGGCGGGCGAGTGCGATCGCGATTGCCGATACGTCCATCTTGAGCGCGGTGAGCTGCTGACCGAGATCGTCGTGCAGCTCGCGCGCGATTCGCGTCTTCTCCTCCTCGCGCACGTTCTGCAGGTTCGCGGACAGCTCGCGCAGCTCCTCGCGCGACTGGCGCAGCGCATTCTCGGCGCGCACGCGCTCGGTGACGTCGCGCAGCATCACCGTGTACAGCTTGCCGGAGCCGTCGCGGATCTGCGAGATCGACGCCTCGATCGGAAACTCCTCGCCGTTCTCGCGCAGCCCGAACAGCACGCGCTGGCGGCCCATCTGCCGCTCGGACACGCCCGTCACGCCGAACTGCTCGACGTGCTTCGCGTGCGCCGGGCGAAAGCGCTCGGGGATGAAGCGCGACAGCGACGAGCCGATCGCATCCATCGCGGACACACCGAACACGCGCTCGGCGGCCGGATTGAAGATCACGATGGTCTGCCTGTCGTCCACCGTGATGATCGCTTCCATCGACGAGCGGATGATGCCCATCATCCGCGCTTCGTTGAGCGGGCTGTCGTCGGCGTATTCGCTGCGCGCGCCGAGCCGGCCGACGAGCAGATACGCGAGCACCGCGAACAGCGCGGAGGTGGCCGCGCCGGCGACGAGCACCGTGGTCGCGACGGCGTTCGAGCGGATCGCCGCCCAGCGGTTCTCGGTCTTGTAGGCGAGGGTGAGCGGCGTGCCGCCGAAATTGAGCGGGTCCGCTCGCGTGAGCGGCGGATGCGACGAGTCCGCGCCGGCGTCGTCGCGATCGGTCGTGTAGACGAGCGCGCCGCGCTCGCCCGCCGTCAGGCGCAGGTCGATGTCGCGATCGTTCGACGTCGACAGCTCGACGAGCCGCCGCGGATCGAGCGTCGCGACCAAGAAGCCCGACGTGTCGGCGCGGCGGCGCTCCGCGGCGGGCAGCGCTTCGTTCGCGGCGTAGACGGGCAGGTAGAGCGCGAGCGTGCCGGCGCCGTTGTCCGGCGCGTACGTGCCGTCGGCCGGCGCCGCATGGGCGTCGAGCGTCGCGAGGCCGGAGTCGGCCGCGCGCAGCAGCGCGGCGCGCGCCTGCGGATCGACGCTCGCTTGCGCGGCGCCGACGATCGCTTTCGCGTCGATGAAGCCAAGCGAGCGGATCGGCGAGCGCGCACGGTCGAGATCGAGCTGCGCCTGATAGTTCGCCCAGCCGCCGGCGGCGGGCGACGCGTTCGAGCCGAGCATGCCGCGCGCGCCGCGCAGCACCGTCGTGGCGGTCAGCAGCTCCTGGCGCAGGGTTGTCGTCACATGTGCGGCGCGGCGCTCGAAACGGGCCTGCGCGGCGTCGCGCTCCTGCTGCAGCACGAGGCGCGCGACGCCGTACGACGCGGCGATGCCCAGCGCGGCGACGGCCACGGCCACGAGCGCGGCGCGCCGGTCGGTGCGGGACGCATCGCGCGATGCGCCAGGGCTGAACCCGCTGGCGGTCATGAATTCATACCTATGCTTCGTTATGCCGGTGTTGCTGGTTGGGGGGCATCGAGCGAATGCGCTCGATACGCGGCGGGTATTGGAATGCCGATATTTTGCGTGATTCCCGTCATTTTCGGCAATGCGACAACGCGGAGGCGCCGCGTGCCGAATTCTTTCAAATATTGCGCCGCGAGGCAATCGGTTCCCACCCGGCACAGCCGCGCGGACTCGACACGCGCGCGCGGGCCGCCGTCAACGTCCGCGAGCCGCGCATCGCATCGTGCGGTGCGGCATCCGCGCGACGGGCAAGAATGCGCCGCGCGCGCGATCGGCATTTTTTGCGCCGCCAGGCGCGCGTCATCGATTTCACCGATATTCGGCGAGACCTCGCCATCGGCATTTTCCATGTCTTGGCGATCATTCGAATGGCGTGCGGCGCGAGTTTTCCGTTACCGATTATTTCGCTGCCGCGTCGGCGGATTCGGCCGCGCAATGGCGGCGCCCGGCCGATTTTGCATCGGATGCCGGCGCCGGCCCGATCGGCGCAAATGCCCGGCCGGCGCCGCGGCGCGCCGCCCCGGCCGGCGGCGGCGCGCGCTCCGCGCGGGCGCGACGGCGGCCGCGATTGGTTACGTTACCTTTACTTTGCGGAAGGCCGTTGCTAGATTCAAAACCGTGCGCCTCACTCCCCCACAAGGATCGCCATGAGCCATTTCCTGGACAGGCTGCGCTTTTTCACGACGGCCCGCCCACAGTTTTCCGACGGGCACGGCGCGGTCACCGACGAGGACCGGAAGTGGGAAGAGGGCTACCGGCAGCGCTGGCAGCACGACAAGATCGTCCGTTCGACGCACGGCGTGAACTGCACCGGCTCGTGCTCGTGGAAGGTCTACGTGAAGGGCGGCATCGTCACGTGGGAGACGCAGCAGACCGACTATCCGCGCACGCGAGCGGACATGCCGAACCACGAGCCGCGCGGCTGCTCGCGCGGCGCGTCGTACTCGTGGTACCTGTACAGCGCGAACCGGCTCAAGTACCCGCTCGTGCGCAGCGCGCTCGTCAAGCTGTGGCGCGCGCGGCGCCGCACGATGGCGCCCGTCGACGCGTGGCGCTCGATCGTCGACGACGAAGACGCGCGGCGCGCCTATCAGAGCCGCCGCGGCCTCGGCGGCTTCGTGCGCGCGACGTGGGACGAAGTCAACGAGATCGTCGCGGCGGCGAATGTTCATACGATAGCCCGCCACGGGCCGGACCGCGTCGTCGGCTTCTCGCCGATCCCGGCGATGTCGATGGTGTCGTACGCGGCGGGCTCGCGCTATCTGTCGCTGGTGGGCGGCGTGTGCCTGAGCTTCTACGACTGGTATTGCGACCTGCCGCCCGCGTCGCCGCAGACGTGGGGCGAGCAGACCGACGTGCCCGAGTCCGCCGACTGGTACAACTCGACCTTCATCATGATGTGGGGCTCCAATGTCCCGCAGACGCGCACGCCCGACGCGCACTTCCTCGTCGAGGCGCGTTACCGGGGCACGAAGATCGTGTCGGTGTTCCCCGATTACGCCGAAGGCGCGAAGTTCGGCGACCTGTGGCTGCATCCGAAGCAGGGCACCGACGCGGCGCTCGCGCTCGCGATGGGGCACGTGATCCTGAAGGAATTCCACGTCGACGGGGCGAGCGACTATTTCTCCGATTATTGCCGCCGCTACACGGATATGCCGTGCGTCGTGCGGCTCGTGCCGCATGGCGCGGGCTACGTGCCCGAGCGGCTCGTGCGCGCGTCCGACTTCGGCGGCGCGCTCGGCGAAACCGGGCGTCCGGAATGGAAGACCGTGATGATCGACGACGCGACGGGCGAGTTCGTCGTGCCGGTCGGCTCGATCGGCTTTCGCTGGGCGCAGCAGGACGGCGGCGATCGCGGCAAGTGGAACCTGAAGGCCGAGACGTCGGCGGGCGACGCGCTCGCGCCGCGGCTGTCGCTCGCGAAAGCGCATGACGAAGTCGTCGACGTGCTGTTTCCGTACTTCGGCAACCAGCCGCACGCGCATTTCGATCACACCGCGCATCCGTCCGAGCTGTCGCGCAAGATCGGCGCGCGGCGCGTCGCGACGCCAAACGGCGAGATGCTCGTCGCGACCGTCTATGACCTGTTCGTCGCGAACTACGGAATCGATCAGGGCCTGGGCGGCCGCGACGTCGCGAAGACCTATGACGACGACGTGCCGTACACGCCCGCGTGGCAGGAGGCGATCACCGGCGTGAAGCGCGGCGACGCGATCGCCGTCGCGCGGCAGTTCGCGGAAAACGCGCACAAGACGCAGGGCAAATCGATGGTGATCGTCGGCGCGGGGATCAACCACTGGTTCCACATGGACATGACGTACCGCGCGATCATCAACATGCTGATCATGTGCGGCTGCATCGGCAAATCGGGCGGCGGCTGGTCACACTACGTCGGCCAGGAAAAGCTGCGGCCGCAGACCGGCTGGACCGCGCTTGCGTTCGCGCTCGACTGGCACCGGCCGCCCAGGCAGATGAATTCGACATCGTTCTTCTACGCGCACACCGACCAGTGGCGCTACGACCCGATGGACCCGGCCGCGCTCTTGTCGCCGCTCGCCGACAAGAGCCGCTTCCACGGCGCGCCGATCGACTACAACGTGCGCGCCGAGCGGATGGGCTGGCTGCCGTCCGCGCCGCAGCTCGCCGCGAATCCGCTGCGCGTCGGCGCGGACATCGCCGATCCCGCGCACGCGGGCGCGGAGATCGCGCGGCGGCTCGCGTCGGGCGAGCTGAGGATGGCGTGCGAGGACCCCGACGCGCCCGAGAACTTCCCGCGCAACCTGTTCGTGTGGCGCTCGAACCTGCTCGGCTCGTCGGGCAAGGGCCACGAATATTTCCTGAAGCACCTGCTCGGCACGACGCACGGCGTGCAGGGCGACGAGATCCGCGAAGGCGAAGGCGCGCGCCCCGAGGAAGTGACGTGGCGCGCGCAGGCGCCGCGCGGCAAGCTCGATCTGCTCGTCACGCTCGACTTCCGGATGTCGACGACCTGCATGTACTCCGACGTCGTGCTGCCGACCGCCACGTGGTACGAGAAGGACGACATGAACACGTCGGACATGCATCCGTTCATCCATCCGCTGTCGGCGGCGGTCGATCCGGCGTGGCAGTCGAAGAGCGACTGGGAGATCTTCAAGGGCATCGCGAAGCGCTTCTCGGAGCTGGCCGACGGCCACCTCGGGGTCGAGCGCGACATCGTGCTTTCGCCGATCGCGCACGACAGCCCGGCGGAGCTCGCGCAGCCGTTCGACGTGCGCGACTGGAAGCGCGGCGAATGCGACGCGGTTCCCGGCAGGACGATGCC
Encoded here:
- a CDS encoding PAS domain S-box protein, producing MTASGFSPGASRDASRTDRRAALVAVAVAALGIAASYGVARLVLQQERDAAQARFERRAAHVTTTLRQELLTATTVLRGARGMLGSNASPAAGGWANYQAQLDLDRARSPIRSLGFIDAKAIVGAAQASVDPQARAALLRAADSGLATLDAHAAPADGTYAPDNGAGTLALYLPVYAANEALPAAERRRADTSGFLVATLDPRRLVELSTSNDRDIDLRLTAGERGALVYTTDRDDAGADSSHPPLTRADPLNFGGTPLTLAYKTENRWAAIRSNAVATTVLVAGAATSALFAVLAYLLVGRLGARSEYADDSPLNEARMMGIIRSSMEAIITVDDRQTIVIFNPAAERVFGVSAMDAIGSSLSRFIPERFRPAHAKHVEQFGVTGVSERQMGRQRVLFGLRENGEEFPIEASISQIRDGSGKLYTVMLRDVTERVRAENALRQSREELRELSANLQNVREEEKTRIARELHDDLGQQLTALKMDVSAIAIALARHREEQADAQPIAAVEQQLQGMRRLIDSTVASVRRIAADLRPVMLDDLGLVPAIEWLANDFTNRYGIDVERRLDTADTRFTNAGATTLFRIVQEALTNVARHADASRVDLTLAIDQDLCLLQIKDDGRGVQPGERRDRHGDKSFGLIGIRERAHMLSGTVTIDSVPGQGFSIKVTLPLAAIRQQDALL
- a CDS encoding nitrate reductase subunit alpha; the protein is MSHFLDRLRFFTTARPQFSDGHGAVTDEDRKWEEGYRQRWQHDKIVRSTHGVNCTGSCSWKVYVKGGIVTWETQQTDYPRTRADMPNHEPRGCSRGASYSWYLYSANRLKYPLVRSALVKLWRARRRTMAPVDAWRSIVDDEDARRAYQSRRGLGGFVRATWDEVNEIVAAANVHTIARHGPDRVVGFSPIPAMSMVSYAAGSRYLSLVGGVCLSFYDWYCDLPPASPQTWGEQTDVPESADWYNSTFIMMWGSNVPQTRTPDAHFLVEARYRGTKIVSVFPDYAEGAKFGDLWLHPKQGTDAALALAMGHVILKEFHVDGASDYFSDYCRRYTDMPCVVRLVPHGAGYVPERLVRASDFGGALGETGRPEWKTVMIDDATGEFVVPVGSIGFRWAQQDGGDRGKWNLKAETSAGDALAPRLSLAKAHDEVVDVLFPYFGNQPHAHFDHTAHPSELSRKIGARRVATPNGEMLVATVYDLFVANYGIDQGLGGRDVAKTYDDDVPYTPAWQEAITGVKRGDAIAVARQFAENAHKTQGKSMVIVGAGINHWFHMDMTYRAIINMLIMCGCIGKSGGGWSHYVGQEKLRPQTGWTALAFALDWHRPPRQMNSTSFFYAHTDQWRYDPMDPAALLSPLADKSRFHGAPIDYNVRAERMGWLPSAPQLAANPLRVGADIADPAHAGAEIARRLASGELRMACEDPDAPENFPRNLFVWRSNLLGSSGKGHEYFLKHLLGTTHGVQGDEIREGEGARPEEVTWRAQAPRGKLDLLVTLDFRMSTTCMYSDVVLPTATWYEKDDMNTSDMHPFIHPLSAAVDPAWQSKSDWEIFKGIAKRFSELADGHLGVERDIVLSPIAHDSPAELAQPFDVRDWKRGECDAVPGRTMPAVTVVDRDYPSTYRKFTSLGPLMDRLGNGGKGIGWDTKDEVALLGALNYRVTEDGCAQGRPRIDSALDAAEVILALAPETNGAVAVRAWQALSRVTGIEHAHLAHAREDEKVRFRDIQAQPRKIISSPTWSGIESEHVSYNAGYVNVHELVPWRTLSGRQQLYQDHPWMRAFGESLCAYKPPVDTGSYAHMVGQRSNGNPEIVLNFITPHQKWGIHSTYTDNLLMLTLSRGGPIVWMSERDAQTIGVADNDWIECYNANGALCARAVVSQRVPRGMVMMYHAQEKIVNTPGSEITGTRGGIHNSVTRVSLKPTHMIGGYAQLSYGFNYYGTVGSNRDEFLIVRKMKRIDWLDDENENESERARAGGAAAAPSAAPAAPGEPAARNADAGETR